The stretch of DNA GATTGGTGCAGAGGCATTTGGAGTGGACTGAGGCAAGGAATTTCCCCAACAGACTGTTTCTCCTGCTTTGGTGCTCCTGGCACATTCCACATTCATAGCTGCTGGCATTTGTCACTGCCATGTCCCACCAGGTAGATGAAGGAAGGCAGTGTGCTGTCCTGGCCTTTTTTCCACATGAGATCAGGCAGTACATGCCCCACCACCAGACCCTGCTCTTATTGTTgtgtagtagtagtagtagtagtagtaatggCAAGTATACAAGTCAGAAATTTTCACTTGTAAGATATAGTGTACTGTCACTCTACTTCAAATTTTTCTTTACCAACAACCAGGGCAGAAGTATTTTCTTCAGAGGACAAATAAGTCTGATTTCAAATTAAAGTGATTTCAAGGTGCTTTCAAGATTCAGCACATACATCAagccttaaaaacaaaaattctgctttcagctCAGTATTTGTCCAAAGATTGGAACTGCATTAACTAACAGAAGTATAATATTTCATCTTACATTTTTTATTACCTTTTACTAAAATCCTATTAAGGCTTCATATATGGACTTTTTTAATATACCTAACTTAAAATCTGAACAATTTAACTGAAGCAAATTGAGGTGATTTCTACTGAGCAATTATTCATTCCATAGCTGataatgttttatttctcagggaaaaaagcagAGCATGATAGCTGTACTTAATACTTGTACATGGCTGTTCAAGTCTCTCGTGTTTGCAGAAAATTTGAGTAATAGAATTTAAAACAGGcccttgtatttttttatttttttttttacatgttgATTGGTATCTTACTCACTGCATTTCATCTTTGGGCCCAAGAAGTGCTGTCGTCAGAGAAAGGCCCTAATCTGTGGAATTACTCTGTTGCAGACTCCATGTttccacacaggaaaaaaaaaatagcatagGAAAGATACTGTGTAGTTGTGGTTTGAGACAGTGATTTACAGGATTGgcatattcattttttttttccatgtgcatTTAAAGACTAAAGCCAGAATTGACTTTGGCAGGAGCACCTATTCTGAGGGCAAattatgaaatttatttttcagaaagtaaAACTCATCATCTGTGAACAATGTATGTTTCAGGTGAAAAAGCAAATAACCTGCAGAGTTATTTTATCTTAGTACAAATTCAATAAAAATTACCTCGGTTTAGAactttgtaaaataaatgttaacaCGTACCACCAAGAAGCCTATCAAATAAAACTACATCTctcttttttgttcttctgaggcaaaaataaaaagaaccgTACAGTAGATTTTTCTCTGGATTTTAGCAGCAACTTACATACTGATGTATCTACCTAATGTCCAAAGTAATTCTGCTTCCCATAGAGCATATTGATATTGATTTTTACATTTGAATATCGATGCACAATCTTGTTTCTGCAAACACAGATATAATCCAGGCATATGAAATTAACACATTGCTAATTCCAAAAATTCCAATTTCTTGCTTTGAAACCAAAACATTTCACCAGGGATGGAGCACATATTATGCAGCAGCACGCTGTGGTTCTGGGATGTAAAACCACAGAACATTCATGTAATTAAGTTCTGTGACCACCAACCTTACCTGGGTTCTGGTGCCCAGTAAGCTAATAATTAGCTTTGCTATCtggctttttgtttattttggttaTTAACCCTTGACTGTTTAATGGCAGAAGAGCCTTAGGGCAGCATTTTCCAAACAGGTTAATACTCTCAATCCacagtaaatattttagaagtctGTTAGTAGCTCATGTATTCCATTCCTCCCATTTTGCCTTGAACCTTCAGCTCCAGAATATGTCTCAAAATAATGAATACATGAACACAACTGTTTTTCAGCAAAGGAAGGAAGTCTGCATATTTTAGTTGGTAATTTTAGCTATCCACATAGGCATTTGAAATGGGCAGATATCCACAAAGCCCATGTTAAGTGGGAAATTTGTTCCTAGGTAATTTCATGGAGCATCCATCTTTTGTGCCCTGCTATGACGCCAGTGCATCCAAGGCACTCTGAGCCCCCAGATGCAAGACCTGCATCAAGCAGTCATTATCTGTGCTCACCCTCTGCCCTCTGAAAGGTAAGGTTAAATTTTAGGATCACCTAGGATAACCTCAGGCTAGGTAAAATGCATTATATAGTAGTTACAAAGTCCACATCAGCTGTGCTATAACATTATCCAGATGTATAATATCTGGATAATTATTATGTGGGAAGAAAAAATCTAGCTTGAGCTATAAGGGAAAGTGTTGCAAACAGTGAAACACCTCAGAAATGCTTTCTTCAATATTAATGAGCATATATTTTTTCTACAGCTTTACATCTGCAGCTTCTCACTTCCTAAtatgataggaaaaaaaaaatcctgttaggATCTGTTTGGAATGCACAGTTGAAAGAGTCAGCTCCAAAAACACTTTTAGAAAACACTGGCCTGTTTGGCAACAAACACCAAGATTTGGAACATTATTTCACTCCTCATCTCCACGTACAGAAAGGGAAGAATATGAAGTatgtttaaggaaagaaataatCCAATTTTAAACACTAACATAATTTTATATGgtgagcaaagaaaaaaaaatgggttaaCGACAATATTTTTCAATGCTCAAGAATAtgaaagggaggggagggggagggagaggaagttGGGGGAAACCTAAGTTCATCATGTTCATGAAAGCACCAAAACAGCTGTGCAGTGCTATCACTCTATGGAAACGTTTCTGTGCATGGAAGAAAATTCCTTCAGTCAGGTCTGAAGTCTGTGAAAGGAAGTGGAAAGCTCTTGCAAGAAGTAGAGCATACAGCACTAACTCAGGAAAAGCTAAACATAATTGTACTTCAGTAGGGAACTCCCTTCACCAAGCACATTCTGGGTATCTTCCACACATGCTGCTACCACATGGCTTCTGATAGCTGGCGTTAGGTCCTTCAACCATTCCTCCGTGTCAGAGGTTCTTGGGGTGTTTACTGTAGAGAAAATTGGTTGCATCACTACTAAGATTGCCTGACTTTTAAACTTGACAAATAACCCTTTGCAAAGACTGAAAACTTTTATGTCAGCTACACATTTCAGGGCAGAGGTGAAAGGAAGGATTTAAAATTACAGGTGAAatattctttatatatatttacattgcTTAAGAAGGAGAATCTTTGCCTGAGGAATACCTTCCTCTGTTTCAGGAGCGCATTGTGGAAGAACTCTGGCACCACCAAACTTTGGCAAAGGATGTGTTTGGTGTATGGTACTCTGTCAATGTGTCTTTACTGATCCAGTGAGAACTCCTGAACTAGGAGTCCACTCAGATATATCCAAATTAAAGGCTTTGGGGTAAAGGGTCAAAATTACAATGGGTACATAGAGAGTTCCATACTTTAAAGCTTTGATGCTATGTTTATATCAAACAGCACAGGTCACTGACAAAGCAAGACAATCAGTGCCCAGAGCTTGGGTTCTTTTCTTTCGGAGTGTCTCTAGACCTGCCTAATGGACTAAACTCCCATTAGAGATCAAAGCACATATTCTGATTTAGTCTCTTCTGAGAGGAATACAGACCATATGCTCTACAGTTCTCCTATGATGAGAATGAAAACATAGTAAAAGGACAAACCACTTTGAAGGCACAACCCTCATCCTAATTAAAACATTAATGGAGAAGCACTTCAGGTATGCTTTAATCTAGAGCCTGAACAAATAGAGGTTATTCTCTGTGCTTGGCTGGAGCAGTCCATCACCAGGCATTCTCAATAAAAGCAAGAATATTTTCCTGACActtttctttgttcttcatGTCCTGAGAAAAGACTGTCAAGGGGACTCTGTCATTGAAGCCATGTTACAGAGTTAATAGAACTCTTccattttaagggaaaaaaattatttgatagATTCTTGAATTAATAAAACTGATATATTCAAATCATTGCaactttttttcagaattcaCAACAGGATTTTTGCAGAATTATGGCTTCAAGCAGAAGACAATAGAATGTGTGTTTTCTTACACACCAGGAGATTTAATAgctgctttttttgctttgtgtgtatgtgtggcTGAAGGATAGTGAAATATCACTGCTCACAACAAATGACAAGAAACTCTGAAAGTTACTTCTTgatgcatttaatttcttttgtgctGTTCTAAGAGCTAGGGTATTATCAAGTGTGAGGAACACATTTTAACAGGACCAAAAGCACTCCAGTTGGATCAGGTAAAAACAGGTTACaaaatattaggaaaagaaatactgaaaaatacaaatgataTCATCCAGTCATGTATCAGTTGCAAATCCAAATTCTGAAACCTTTGAAAATCAGTCCCAGGAAAAGTTCACCACTGCCCTTTCAAAAGAAGGATATGCCAGTTCTAGGAGACTAAGCATGCCAACCCTCTACTTGACCTTTGCTGCCTGAAAGGTAAATTGCATCCTCGGTGCACACACAGAGTTGACCTGGGGAACATTGCTCTTTCAGGACTTGTCATTAGGAGGTTTCTTCTTGGCTTCCACATCCTTCTTAAAATCTTCCAGCTTCTTTGCAATGTTAGGAATCtttaaagacaaaacaaaacaatcaaaccccatgcaacaaaaaaaatccagggcTACATAAGTTTCATCAGGAAAGACAATACCATACACACAGCAAGAAATTCTATAAAGTTTAAACTGGTTTCTAAAAGGTATTTCCAGTATCTGTTACCTTGCACAAAGATTAAATCTAAGCAGTATCAGGCAAACAGCAGATGAGAGCACCTCACATGAGGCTTCAGGAAATACTTAGGTTATTAAGGCAATAAGTCAGCCAGTGGTGATGGGAACAGGAGGAACGAAAAAAGATTACAGGAAATTTAGCATGACCAGTCTGGCTTCCTGACTGAAAGAAGACAAACTGCCAAGATTAAGCAGATTTAAACACTGATGCACAGGCTTTTGAAGGGGAAATTAGATTGCACTATACTGGTCATAACGCAAGAGAAAAGAGATGTTCAAGAGCATCAAATATGTTCTCAAGAAatttattaagaaatatttctccTAGTTCATCTTGTGGGAAACAAAATTCTTCACTGGGGAATTCTACTGCATTGCAAATTGGCACCCTTTTGCAGTTTCACACTTGAATGAAAATTCAATTTACTGCTTGTGAGCTTCAAATCTTCAGCTTTCtctaacaaataaaataattttgataaaatAATCCAGCAGTAAATTTTGATAccttgaaagagaaaaaaagctgaagCTCTTAATAGCAAAGAAAAGGTTATGACTAGCTAAAACTGGGAACTGATAATGCATGATTTTACAAGctgattaaaacaaaattaaagcaaattttccaCTCTTAgctgatatatatatatatatatatatcct from Poecile atricapillus isolate bPoeAtr1 chromosome Z, bPoeAtr1.hap1, whole genome shotgun sequence encodes:
- the LOC131573677 gene encoding short transmembrane mitochondrial protein 1 isoform X2, with amino-acid sequence MLQFLLGFTLGNVVGMYLAQNYEIPNIAKKLEDFKKDVEAKKKPPNDKS